From Gammaproteobacteria bacterium, a single genomic window includes:
- a CDS encoding PilN domain-containing protein produces the protein MPRINLLPWRAELREKRKKEFLLALLGAVLFGGLVVYASKLTVQSWTANQNTRNSILKAEIAELDKQIEEISGLETQKNRLLARMEIIDQLQRSRPEVVHLFDELVNTLPEGVHLTEVRQTGSRIEIKGEAQSSTRVSALMRNIDESEWLRNPGLDVVQTVDSGPSRNARFTIFAEQVPMAEHLEEAP, from the coding sequence ATGCCGAGAATCAACCTTCTGCCGTGGCGCGCGGAGCTTCGCGAGAAGCGCAAGAAGGAGTTCCTGCTCGCGCTGCTCGGCGCCGTCCTTTTCGGCGGCCTCGTCGTGTACGCATCCAAGCTGACCGTCCAGAGCTGGACCGCGAACCAGAACACCCGCAACTCGATCTTGAAGGCCGAGATCGCGGAGCTGGACAAGCAGATCGAAGAGATCTCCGGCCTCGAGACGCAAAAGAACCGCCTGCTCGCAAGGATGGAGATCATCGATCAGCTGCAGAGGTCGCGGCCCGAGGTCGTGCATCTCTTCGACGAGCTCGTGAACACGCTGCCGGAAGGCGTGCACCTCACGGAGGTGAGGCAGACGGGCTCACGGATCGAGATCAAGGGCGAGGCGCAGTCGAGCACGCGCGTGTCGGCGCTGATGCGCAACATCGACGAGTCCGAGTGGCTGCGCAATCCCGGGCTCGACGTCGTGCAAACCGTCGATAGCGGGCCTTCCCGCAACGCTCGCTTCACGATCTTCGCGGAGCAGGTGCCGATGGCCGAGCACCTCGAGGAGGCGCCATGA